One part of the Vitis riparia cultivar Riparia Gloire de Montpellier isolate 1030 chromosome 15, EGFV_Vit.rip_1.0, whole genome shotgun sequence genome encodes these proteins:
- the LOC117931907 gene encoding uncharacterized protein LOC117931907 encodes MRPIDEVITFPPIDPNRVLQPHQDALILTLGINDFDVRRILVDPGSSANLLQLFAFKQMGFPSPALENPRRILLGFNGVSTTSLGDVVLPVQAGPVILNVQFFMVEDLSLFNAIMGRTWLHDMKVIPSTYH; translated from the coding sequence ATGCGCCCAATAGATGAGGTAATCACCTTTCCCCCAATAGACCCCAATCGGGTGTTACAGCCACATCAAGACGCCCTCATTCTAACACTAGGGATTAATGATTTCGATGTAAGACGGATTTTGGTTGATCCAGGCAGTTCAGCTAACCTGTTACAGTTGTTTGCATTTAAACAGATGGGGTTCCCATCACCAGCTCTAGAAAATCCTAGGCGAATACTGTTAGGATTCAATGGAGTTTCTACCACATCTCTGGGTGATGTCGTGTTACCTGTCCAAGCCGGGCCAGTTATCCTGAACGTACAATTTTTTATGGTTGAAGACTTGTCCCTGTTCAATGCCATCATGGGGCGCACATGGCTACATGACATGAAGGTCATTCCCTCTACATATCACTAA